TTCAGAGAGCTTAACGCGTGTTCTTCTGTTCTCTTCAAATCAAACTAGATCTTTGTCGTTTTGGTTCTCTCTGTATTCTGctttggttttccttttcttttttccttgtttctttctgtttttgtggtTTTCCGTAgcttcaaggaaaatattttatttcaatataatagATTCTTGATGGCTATTTCGGTGATCGAGTGTCgcagatgcttttgtttctGTCATTTGAAGCTCAAAAAATTAAGTCTTCAATTGGCAAACAGAGGATAAATTTCAATAGGGTCCTTGCATTACATCCTTAACTCTTGGAATGCAGTATTTTAAGGAATGAGAGAAGAAGCTTGGACTCCTAGATAGAAGCAATCTGAATCCAAATCGCCCTGCTAGCGCTGGTCAACTGTTCCATTAACATCTGCATTGTCGATACCATTCAACTCAAACAGGCAAAGTTCCTGTATTCTCTTATCTGTTTTCTTGTTAAGCTTTTTGTTGCAGTAATAGAGGAGATTCTTAGTTGTGAAATTTCTGACCCTGGGTTTAGGGAACTTGGTTTCTGGGGAAATTGGAGAGATGCCTtggtttctttttgggtcttgAAACTTcgtttcatcaataatttattctttaagTGGTCTTAAAACTTCAAATGCAAGATTTTCTTATAAAGGAGTTGGGGATCAAAAGGGTGAACTCAAAATGCACTGGAGCTTGGGAGAGTGAGCTTGTTTATTTCAGTGAGAACCTTAAGATGGAGATTTCTTCTCACGCAACATATTAAGATGAAGttaataaaagtaaaagaagaaaatatgagcAAGATTTTCCTATGaagttgtccttttttttttttttttttttttttttttttttttctttcagcaGGACTTTGATAAATTTCATGAGATCTTGATGGTTGATAACTGATATAATCTTAGATCTGCGAGAATCTAGAAAGTGTAAAATATCTAGCTTGTTTTGAAGAGCCAACCAATCAATGTCAAAAGCACGCCAATGTTGGAAAACATATTTGGCATGCATTTGCACAGCTGGAAAAATTTGTGTCTATTTAACATAAAAACTACAGTCTATGTTGAGTCGAAGTTACTCTGTGAGACCACATATGCCTATGATCTCATGAGAATATTCATCTTATGGGACCTTTTTCTGTGGTAATACTCTACAGGAATGTATACGTGACATTTGAAATATGATGGAAGATACACAACTAAATTTCAATCAGCCATTCCTTACAGTGAGGCGTTTCTCGTCCACAGTAGCCTCTGTAGAGGGCCGGGACAAAAGGAGAACTGATAAGTCACTGCCTACAAtacctcctcttcctccttacAAATCAGAGCTAAAATCAGGTCCGATAAGGAATCCAGGAACTGTTCCGTTTGTGTGGGAACAGTGTCCAGGAAGACCTAAGAATGAATCCCTATTGCGGAGTCAGACTCCTCAATGCCCTCCTGCTGCCCCAAAGCTTCCACCAGGGAGGATTGCAAGAGTTAAGCAGCACGATTCTGAAAAAACCTCCGATGGTGCAATGGGTGTGCAATCTCAAATGAGAAATATGGTTTTCAATTATGAAATGCACAATCAAATGATGaaggtgttaaaaaaaaaagacaccaCAGAGGAAAAGGGACTGCTGGATCAGATTATGGTGATGAAGCCTACTTAGATGCATTGGATACATTTTCGCGATCTGAGTCATTCTTCTTGAACTGCAGTGTCAGTGGTTTGAGTGGAGTTGATGGTTCAGATATGAGACTATCTGGACGGTTCTCTAGAGATCCACCAGCCAGGGACTTCATGATGGGTCGTTTCTTGCCCGCAGCAAAGGCAATGGCTTCAGAAGCGCTCTGCATTTCGTCCAGAGGCAATCTGTGGCACAAGATCTGCCAAGGCATCCAGTGAAGAAGGCAGCAGTTGGGGTTGAGAACCGTCGGCTTGAGGTACTTAAACCAATTGTTCTACCAGTGACCCAAGTCGGAGTTggagaagaaagtgaagatgATGATTACTATGAAAGTGAAACCTCAACAACTAAAGGTTGTGGGTTATTACCTCGGTTCTGTCTGTTAAATCCAGTACCTGGTATGAGGATGCAAACAGGGGGGCTTACTGTGCACAAAACTCAAGTTAATTCTACATATGCAAAGTATCAAGGTGAACCCCATAGTAAGGTACATAGTTTTTACatgttttctgtttctttaaATTAGTTGTCAGTTATGTTTTGTCCTTTATCAGCTGTTAAAGTTAATTGCTAAAGCATATCTTCTTGTTTCTTTATAGCACAATAAAAATGCTTCTGATGAACAAAGATCAGTTGGTGGCTGCCTAATGTCAGAGCTCCATGAAAATAAGTTTGATCTGAAAAGCACACAGAGCCGAACTAAATGCAAGAAGAAATTAGAGGGGTCATCATTATATGGACGTTTGCAAGGCAATGGAAAATTTGAGCACCATAACAGATTTTCTAAATCAGTTGTTCAAGGACAGGGAAGATCAGTTAGTCCCCATGAGAATGTCAAGAATTCCAAGGTTAAGGTCTCCAATCCTGAAGAAAAGCGATTTGTCAATCTCCGAGAATTATTAGCTAGTGAGCGTGCGGAATGTGGGCCTGGTAATACAAGCCCTGTTGAGAAAACTGTATACGTTGATACAGTGCAGGCTGTAAAATCTCAAGGTTCTACAAATCCCTCAGATGAGAAGGAGCTATCTTATTCTGAGGGGAATGTTCTCAAGATCAAGGCTACTAGTGAAAAAGTTAATGAAGCTCTTTTAATGGACTCTTCTTCTGTGGATATTGGAAACATTGAGCAcctggagaaaaataaaatatctgaATCTGAAGGTTTGCATTCCAGAGACTCCCCCTTACTCTCTTCTTCTGATAGATTGAATGAAGATATAGATGTTGACTTGTCTAGACACGATCAAACTCCTACTCAAGCGGGCATGAAGGAGACCAACTCAAAAGTAGGCAGAGATGGTAAAATTGACTTAGAAAGGGAGGCACTTATGAGATTAGGTGATCAGCAGAATCCTTCCAGTGCCTGTTCACCCTTCCCCCTTCCCCCTCCCTTACCAAAATCTCCGTCAGACTCATGGTTATCGCGAGCGTTGCCCTCCGTTGCCTCCAAGAGGCCATCTTCACGAACTTCTCTTGGTGTAGATGCCGTAAATGGGAACTGTGCTTTAGAGTCAGCTCTTGTTGATCCCAAGTGGGAAACAATCGTCAAATCTTCCAATGTGCACCACGGGCATCTGCGGTTCTCTGAGGTAATTCTGTAACTTCTCGTCATCATCATGATTTCTTCCACTGCGATAAAGGCTCATTCTACTTGTTCATCAGGAACTACTGCCGCCAATCCCAGAAACCTGAAGAGAGCTGATCCAATTTTGAAGGATGTGGAATTGCACATTCATGGCATGATCTGAACActctctctttcactttttcCCAAAGTTCTTCTGTCTCaagaaaaggtgaaaagacTTCAATTCCGCCTCTTCGTTGGTGGTTCTCTGCTATGCCTACTCTGCTGAGCATATCAAGAGGAATTGTAAATAGAATTACCCTCTTCTTACAATAAAACTACGAAATGCATTGCATTGTCTTTCTGTAAAGATCATTCTTTCTGTATACCAATTTGTAAAATCATCACGTTTTTTCTTGTAAAGAGGATTGCAATCACTGTTCTCTGGTTGTAATAAACGGATGATTTCACTACTTTTATGTACTTGTATGTCGTTAATCAGCAAGGGAAGTTCTTCATATCAATCGTACTTTCGTGTGTCTTTGATGCAACGTTGCCCCAAAATTCAACTCCTTCTCAATCATGCCAAGGTAGAAATTTCTTGAAGGAGACGGAATGATGTGTGCCAAGAATTCAACTCTTGTCGATTCAATGATGTCATTATACAGCACATAAATCTAAGAAGGGCACTTTCAAGTTCGGACGGTACCGTGTTGCTTCCAAGACGTCTGTTGCATGGATAATCAATGGGATAAACGACATTGGAGTATTTCATCATGGGGTGATTCTGTTCAAAAACTGGATAAGTTACGATTCAGGTCAAGAGACATCACATGGTTCTGTTCGGAAGAGGAAGCGATACCATGATCGGCATCATCATTATTGGGTATTCTAATATTCCTTTTCCACCAACCAAAACAATATTCCTTTTCCAACAAAGGAACAAATTTCCGCGTGCACGGTATCATGGTAACACGATCAGTGAAATTTAGATCTCATTGGTAATTTCATGTAGCTGCGACCTGTTGGTCAAGCATGTTGATGGTAATCTATCAATAATGTTAGCAATATATCGACGATAAACCCATTATTAAGTTATCGAGTTCTTTATAAATTAGTAACTTAGCAACACAAGTCTAATTACTCGTTAATAAGCTACTGACAAAGTGAAGAAtttatgttgaaaataaaaccaCAGTTAGTAACCTTTCCTTTTTACTGTGAGTTAGTAACTTACTATTTGAATAAGCGATTTACCAATGTAGGCCGCTTTTAGTACAGTAATTTACCAGATTCAATATTAAGCAATAAAAGCCCCAACATTGAAGTTAGAAAGTACATGTAAAACTAGTAACTCACCGACGTATGCTCTCTTTTAGCATAATAAAAGCATGGAAATTTTAGCAATATCGAATGAACATCGACGTAGGCATTTGCATAGTCTTTCTGTGGACACGATGACGAGTTCAATGTCACCGCTTTtgcaattcattttccttttatattgtaaagaatttcaaagttggATAAGGAGCAATTAGGCAAtagagaaaaagccaaaaaaaatcccaaactttgtccaaagacaaatttaccccatactttttttttacccaaaaaatcccaaactttccTAACCGTAacatatttacctcaaactcTATGGccaagggtattttcgtcttattctttcctttttccttttttcttcttctctctttcctccaccGTGGCCGGTGGAGGGAAGTTTGACACAAGCAAGGGCTAACCTCACCCGACCTAGGTGTTTCCCTTGCCAAGGTCGAGCGAGGGCAttcctcgctagatccggcgagggcaaccctcactcGACGCCCCGATGCCAAATGagggtggcccttgcctaggccggatctagcgaggaaTGCCCTCACTCGACTCACCGCCCTTGCTTGACACCCGTGAGGGCGGCCGTTGCCAGCCCAGCGAGGGCTTCCCTCCACCATGGTTGacggagagaagagaagagaaaaagaaaaagaaagaaaaaaaaaaaaaggaagaaattttaaaaaagtaaagatgaaaatgccccataatttgggataaatgtgttacGCAGATACAAGGTTAGGATTTTTGTGTCAcgaatttttttgggtaaatgtgtcacggttaataaagtttagagttttttgtgtgataaaaaagaagtttgggatataTTTATCACTCTGAgtaaaatttggggtttttggtaattttttcctTAGGTAATATGAGGAAGCACTGCGCTTCCGACTTTGCTCCATCTTTAGCAAGGGAGTGATGGGCTTAACTAATGCTTTGATTCGGCAAGATCAGATGGATAGACTTGTGCACATAAAAGCACGCATTCTGCGAGTGTGGGTGGCGAGAGATAGAGAAGAAAATGTTTAGAGAGGCGTTTGCTCTTGTTAATGCCACCAGTGGCCATCGAAGCCAACTGGAGCTGACATGGCTGCTCTGCGTGGTTGCATTCTCCATGGCGTCCATCTCCGTCATCATATTTGCATGCGGCAAAAGCAAGCAGAAACCTCAAGAAAAGAAGGATCTTAgcagtggtggcggcggcggcggcgttggAGGGCACAATCTTGCTGGAGCCGGTGGATTCTACGTAGACAGTGGCAGTTTTAGTGGGACTAGTAGTTGTGGCGGAGGCGGCGAAAGCAGCATCAGCTGCGGCTGTGGTGGAAGTGGGGGCGGCGATGGAGGTTGCAGCGGGTGTGGGGGCGGGGCAGGAGCAGCTGCTAATTTGAAGTcagtcttttttttaaaatctcttTTCTATGTTGGTGGCAAAGGTACTATGATTAGCTAGCTAAATCAGAATTTGATGGATAGAGGAGTTTGGTGACATTAATTACTACATAGAATTTGTCTATCTCTATCTATCCGTTCATCCATTCGGTTCCAGTCCATCCTAAATTTCAAGAGGGTATACCGAATTCAACATGCTGATACGACTAATCTCGCTGTCTTTTCCTGTGGCTTCACGGAGTTTCAACACTAATCAAGCTTTGCAGTTGTAGAGCAAGGTTCGCAAAGATTATCTTGCAAAGCATGTGCTTCAATCAACACATGCCATCAAGAACCACTTCTTGTAGGAAGGCAGACTAGCAACAATCAATTATGAACAcacttgaattattttcaaatgtGTACTCTCAACCTCAGTGGTATATTCTACTAATTAATTTGAAAGTTCTGCTTGTAAAATTTTCAAGGCGGTTGGTAATCTACTATTGGATGCGGGAGTAGTGAAATCGATTATTTCATTAGTAAGTTACAAAAAACTTGCTGCGCCTATTGGTAAAATAATAAAGCACTCATTAATATGCTTTCGAATACTGGATTTGAGAATGGTAACTATTGgagaaaaatcctttaatgttttgaagttgacaaaacttatccagagtctagtctgaagatttccagactttagtgtcaaagtctaaagtaTCCCAgactttgtgtcaaagtctaccCACACTGATAAATTCCAGACTAAACGGcatgaagaatgaagacttatccagacgcaagattttgtttatttctttaggAGTTCAATTTATGGATGGCTTTCTGGTTGGATATATCACCTACACCATTTGCTTATTATTCCAAATACTAAGCttaaagttgtatacaaaagagagaaacacttagtgtgacttcgtgagagaccaatagagactcttcactgtgaagtcgaGATCACAAGGCTGTaaaatcgtttttttttattcttagtaaaatccagccagGGCTATCAACGTGGAAAGTGGACATagacttgatctaagccaaaccactataatttctgtgttcttattctcttccctagaCACCTTTACTGtgttcgtaattctatttaactgctaaagtttgAACTTGCTCAAAGTCTGTTATTCTTAAGACTCTGTTTTAGAaacaaaatatttctactgttctttcgaaaaattatcTTCACACCTATTTTCCCCcactaggtgttcatactagcactaacaattggtatcagagcttgtgtgcttattttattgaagtgtttttattattttattgaagtgtttttatttctaagctaaagatttatggctagtattttggctccaagaTTGGTCGAAGGTtagagcaacaccagacctccttagttcgatggaaatgagtataatgtgtggaaaaacaagatgaatgcattcctgagatcgaaagatcccATGGagtgggatgtggtagaaaaaaggGATCAATCCCAAAACTACATCaacctcagaaagaggaaaagaagttgtagatGCTGGCGAAATAACACAAGCAGAATTAaccaagagataagctcttgatgctaaagctatctactctttatactgCGCTTTATCTCTTActgagtataactgaatttcttcttgtgaaatagtgAAAGGAGTTTAGGACAGATTACACGTTACCTATGAATGAACTAATCGAGTAAAGGAAACGAAAATCAACattctactcggacagtatgaagccttcaagatgaagcttggAGAATCCATTACTGATATGTTCAGTCATTTTACTGAAATTGTGAATGGATTGACATATCAAGGAcagccaatctcaggaccaatgaaggttaaTAAATtgctacgtggactctccaaagactggaatcacatgaagacatcaattagagaaactcagaggatcatgcctctttcagTAGACGAATTAGTAgacacacttcaatcatatgaagtggagcaaatcaatgaggaagaagatccaagaggtaagagttggagaaaattcatttactattttgaagttgacaaaacctttccaaagtctagtttgaagacttccagactttagtgtcaaaatctgaagactACCAGACTTTAAGTTCAAAGTCTGCCATACCGACAGATTCCAGATTGAATGCTactaaagaatgaagacttatcaaGATgtaagattatctttatttcttcaaggattcgattcgtatggCGTATGGATGACCTTCTGGTTGGATACACCACCTGCATGATTGATTATCCTTATTggaatcaaatcttttggaaggcaagcaaacttggaaggttctacttatggaaatcaagatcctgattgtatgggaaAATATAATTGACGGGCTTTAATCACAAATCAtcaaacgactcgagatctccttgattgattttgtccaacaggtacattggaagaattcttttagaaagtgccaacggtcgagaatgcatgaatgagtatataagggggactctccagttgttcgaaagtgtgcgtgaaagaaaaatttcaaagtttgaaacttcctAGTTCCTTGTTATTTCATTCACTGAGCTCAAAgctgtatacaaaagagagaaactcatagtgagattttgtgagagaccagtagagactcttcaccgTGAAGTCGAGATCgcaagactgtaaaatctcttttgtttcttagtgaaatccagccagtggacTGTCAGCGTGAGAGAATGGACGTAAacttgatttaagccgaaccactataaaccgtgtgttcttattctcttccttgaactcctttattCTGTTCATAGTTTTATCTAACTGCTATAATTTGAATTCGTTCATAGTTTGTCATTTTCTAAAAGCAAGTTATTTCTACTGTTCGTTatgaaaaattgtcttcacacctattcacctcctaTAGGTGTTCTTTAgccatttcaattggtatcaaagcttgtatgctcattttattgaagtgtttttacttctgagctaaagatctatggctattATTTTGGCTCTAGgattggttgaaggccaaagtaACACcaaacctccttactttgatagGAAGGagtacaatgtgtggaaaaacaagatgaagacgttcctgagatcgaaagatcccctggaataggatgtggtagaaaaagggatcaatcccaaagctatagagaaaggaaaggaagttATAGATGCTGGCGAAAtgacacaaaaagaaataaccaagagacaagctcttaatGCTAAAGCTatctattctttatattgtgctttatctcttATTGAGTATaaccgaatttcttcttgtgaaacagcgaaagaagtttgggacagactgtatgttacctatgaaggaactgattgagtaaaaaaaacgaaaatcaaCATTCTACTAggacaatatgaagcctttaaGATGAAGCTTGGAGAATAAatcactgatatgtttagtcacttcatagaaattgtaaacggtttggTGTATCAAGGACAATCAATttcaggaccaatgaaggtcaataaactgctacgtggactttccaaagactggaatcacgtgaagacaTCGATTAGAGAAACCCAGAGGATCATACCTCTTTCAGTAGACGAACttgttggcacacttcaatcatatgaagtggagcagatcaatgaggaagaagatcctaaaggtaagaagtcaatagctttaaaatctaacgatgattatgatgatacagattcaaaagatgatatggatgatgaggagctagcgcttatgattaagaagttcagaaagttgaacaggaagggaagaagattcaactggaagaagCAGAGCATTCAAAGATTCCAGAACAAACTAACTAAGGACAATGAAACCAACAAAGACGTGatatgctttgaatgtaagaaaaatggacacaccAGACCTAATTGccctctgttgaagaaaaagaaaggaagaaaagaacagagaaatACAAAATGGCTCTcaaagtagaaacttggagcgatactGAGtgcgaggaaagtgatgaagaatatgccaacgtATGTCTGATGGTTAATTCAAAATCAGATTTAGATTTTGAAACAGATTCTGATTCAGACTTAGGCAAAGAAGTTGAggttagcaatttaaaaattcctattaaaatctcgaaatatataaatgaactttgtcttagtctcaagacttctcttaaaaggatttccgaactaaaaatggagaattccAACCTGAGGCAACAAGAAACTTCttggagagaaaagtttgaaagtctggataaaatttttgttaacTTGAAAGTAAATTCTGAttctcttttgaagaaaaatgccttttttgaaaaaagatatttcaaatatcaaaaaagattttcaaaaggaattgagaagttggagaaaattctttttgtacaaagacattattttaataaatctagtTTGGGTATGACTCTagaaactattcctttaattgatttcccaaagttaaagaaagaatcaaacaaagacctacaaaagcattttacaaaaatcattttcaaaaggtttttgtaaaacGTGTTTGctgaagtgctctcaaatgttcaaagtataacagctcagaacattttgaaaGGAATGTTCCAAGGTCTGGAGACCTATTAGGAAGGATTGGGCAAAGATTGTTTTCAACACTAGCTctcctggacccaagaaaatatgggtacaaaagaaagcttgagttcttcttttgatcacaggtcactatcaagaagaatATCAAATAGTATTTGGATAATGGCTGCTCGAGgcacatgacaggagattcaagttgctttataaaacttgttcaaatgaatggtagaaaagtttcttttggtgggaacaacaaatgaagaattttAGATCGTGGAACTATGAAGATTAGAAGCTTGACTATCcacaatgtctccttggtggaaggtctgaattacaatctactcagcataagTTAACTTTGCGATATtggattcaaaataaatttccaagaaggcatcCATTCGAGAACGAGTAAAGATctatctcaatctttcactggatAAAGGCACGTGAATATTTACCTTCTGGATATAAAAACTAGAAAGCTCTTAGTGTCTTgtatccattcaagatgaagcaaatctttggcatcgaaagcttggccatgtcaacataaagcagattgccaagatttcttccGAAAAGCTTGTTTGTGGTCTTCCTAATTTgacttatcaaaagtctgaattatgcattccatgtgttttgggaaaacaggttagaagttcctttaaacctgtaaatcaagtttccactaatcgagCTTTGCAGCTTTTACacatggatctctttggaccaaccagaattCAAAGTATTGGTGGGAAGAGATACTGCTTAGTAATTGTGTATGATTACTctcgctttacttgggtttactttccgGCAAATAAGTCTGAAGCCTTCTCTCACTTCTCAAAGTTTTCcaagaaggttcaaaatgaaaaaagtataTGTTATTTCGAGCATatgaaca
The sequence above is drawn from the Eucalyptus grandis isolate ANBG69807.140 chromosome 11, ASM1654582v1, whole genome shotgun sequence genome and encodes:
- the LOC120289324 gene encoding uncharacterized protein LOC120289324, giving the protein MRMQTGGLTVHKTQVNSTYAKYQGEPHSKHNKNASDEQRSVGGCLMSELHENKFDLKSTQSRTKCKKKLEGSSLYGRLQGNGKFEHHNRFSKSVVQGQGRSVSPHENVKNSKVKVSNPEEKRFVNLRELLASERAECGPGNTSPVEKTVYVDTVQAVKSQGSTNPSDEKELSYSEGNVLKIKATSEKVNEALLMDSSSVDIGNIEHLEKNKISESEGLHSRDSPLLSSSDRLNEDIDVDLSRHDQTPTQAGMKETNSKVGRDGKIDLEREALMRLGDQQNPSSACSPFPLPPPLPKSPSDSWLSRALPSVASKRPSSRTSLGVDAVNGNCALESALVDPKWETIVKSSNVHHGHLRFSEELLPPIPET
- the LOC104427287 gene encoding RNA-binding protein cabeza-like, with protein sequence MFREAFALVNATSGHRSQLELTWLLCVVAFSMASISVIIFACGKSKQKPQEKKDLSSGGGGGGVGGHNLAGAGGFYVDSGSFSGTSSCGGGGESSISCGCGGSGGGDGGCSGCGGGAGAAANLKSRVDEDFVESSEDGVNVVGTRLRTLTQTWELQWDFGQFAGVRWRGNKMEEANVDWWNKLADEGQNRMEEQLLASGGLRLPRMNENESAGR